One Nicotiana sylvestris chromosome 12, ASM39365v2, whole genome shotgun sequence genomic window carries:
- the LOC138883308 gene encoding uncharacterized protein, with protein MEEPPERWARSWFPQQRFDMLTTNMVESMNSVLLKAREMPILRMLDFIQEKLGERFYKRRKKENETFHKVSIWAEEEMTKKIDLACKMFVFNLDSILFRINSEGIEFIVDLKKKTCDCLEFQLDELPCPHAIAAINKRYLQKSDYCSKWYSKKTWFKTYEGHVTTVGDQKSWDIPQNVESEITKPPDVEILQGRRQKKRHIHATESVPLKSTKYSRCKQVGHNRTTCLSSLAPYPYSKKRAEKYSNVQ; from the exons ATGGAAGAGCCTCCAGAGAGATGGGCTCGATCGTGGTTCCCACAACAACGTTTTGATATGCTGACAACAAACATGGTAGAATCAATGAATTCTGTGTTACTAAAAGCGAGAGAGATGCCTATTTTAAGAATGTTAGATTTCATCCAAGAAAAGTTGGGAGAGCGGTTTTATAAacggagaaaaaaagaaaatgaaacttTTCATAAAGTATCAATATGGGCAGAAGAAGAGATGACTAAGAAGATAGACTTGGCTTGCAAAATGTTT GTGTTCAACCTTGATTCAATATTGTTTAGAATAAATAGTGAAGGAATCGAATTCATTGTGGACTTAAAGAAGAAAACTTGTGACTGCTTggaattccaacttgatgaattgCCCTGTCCACATGCAATTGCTGCTATTAATAAGAGATATTTGCAAAAATCTGATTACTGCTCAAAATGGTATTCAAAGAAAACATGGTTCAAAACATATGAAGGACATGTGACTACCGTGGGAGACCAAAAATCATGGGATATTCCACAAAATGTAGAATCTGAGATCACAAAACCTCCTGATGTAGAGATTTTAcaaggaagaagacaaaagaagaggcaTATCCATGCGACTGAATCAGTACCATTGAAGTCTACCAAATACAGTCGATGTAAACAAGTTGGGCATAACAGAACAACTTGCTTGTCTTCTCTAGCACCTTATCCATATTCCAAGAAACGCGCTGAAAAATACTCCAATGTTCAATAA
- the LOC104230786 gene encoding zinc finger CCCH domain-containing protein 30-like: MNMNHLTVETEDTFASLLEFAANNDIEAFKSWMERDISGIHEVGLWYGRQKGSKQMVLEHRTPLMVAAMYGSVDVLKLILSLPGVDVNHSCGRDNSTALHFAASGGSLNAVDAVKLLVEAGADPNIKNTNGHRPLDVIVISPKFHTMTSCLENLLKTDATEDCNLRVSMATSSSNSPPLSPSPGNRSPSSASDTTSSPRSAKSSDLPVPFTSEKKEYPIDPSMPDIKNSIYSTDEFRMFSFKIKPCSRAYSHDWTECPFVHPGENARRRDPRKYHYSCVPCPEFRKGACRRGDMCEYAHGVFECWLHPAQYRTRLCKDGTNCDRRVCFFAHTQEELRPLYVSAGSAVPSPRSNTSAANALDFAAAMGLIPGSPSSVSVMPPSPFTPPMSPSANGISNIGWPQQNVPALHLPGSNLQSSRLRSSLNARDIPAEDLTMLSDFDVQQKQLLYELSCLSHSSMNANSFSHSVRPRTLTPSNLEDSFSAESSSPRYSDHSLPQAVFSPTHKSIGFNQFQQQQATLSPINTRFSPKTVESPLLQGSFGVPPMRNMSPRGMEPISPMSSRASILAQSDKQQQFRSLSSRDLGSSASAIVGSPADSWSNWGTAMGKPDWAVNTEEFGRLRRSSSFELANSGEEPDLSWVQSLVKESPQEVKDESASRVSGLTNPGADIREASTSSSQNGQFDQLGAWMEQMKLDQLVPQ, translated from the coding sequence ATGAACATGAATCATCTGACTGTTGAAACTGAAGATACTTTTGCTAGCTTGCTTGAATTTGCAGCCAACAACGATATAGAGGCATTTAAAAGTTGGATGGAGCGTGATATATCTGGTATTCATGAGGTTGGACTGTGGTATGGGCGCCAAAAGGGCTCAAAGCAAATGGTTCTTGAGCATAGAACTCCTTTGATGGTTGCTGCTATGTATGGTAGTGTTGATGTTTTAAAACTGATTCTTTCTCTACCTGGAGTTGATGTAAATCATTCTTGTGGCCGTGATAATAGCACTGCCCTTCATTTTGCTGCCTCCGGTGGATCTTTGAATGCTGTTGATGCCGTCAAACTTCTTGTAGAAGCTGGTGCTGACCCAAACATAAAAAATACCAATGGCCATCGCCCTCTTGATGTTATAGTTATTTCTCCCAAGTTTCACACCATGACATCTTGCCTAGAAAATCTGCTCAAGACTGATGCTACCGAAGACTGCAACCTAAGGGTGTCTATGGCCACTTCAAGCTCAAATTCTCCACCACTTTCGCCTTCTCCTGGAAATAGATCACCATCTTCTGCTTCAGACACAACTTCTTCCCCGAGGAGTGCAAAATCTAGTGATCTCCCTGTGCCTTTTActtcagagaagaaagaatacccTATTGATCCCTCCATGCCTGACATAAAAAACAGTATCTACTCCACAGATGAATTCAGGATGTTCTCATTTAAGATCAAGCCTTGCTCTCGTGCATACTCCCATGATTGGACTGAATGTCCATTTGTCCATCCAGGTGAAAACGCTCGAAGAAGAGATCCAAGAAAGTATCACTACAGCTGTGTACCTTGCCCTGAGTTTCGCAAGGGAGCTTGTCGACGAGGGGATATGTGTGAATATGCTCACGGGGTTTTTGAGTGTTGGCTGCATCCTGCTCAATATCGAACTCGGCTTTGCAAAGATGGTACAAACTGCGATAGAAGAGTTTGTTTCTTTGCCCACACGCAGGAGGAACTCAGGCCACTGTATGTCTCTGCTGGTTCTGCTGTTCCTTCACCTCGATCAAATACTTCTGCTGCCAATGCCTTGGATTTCGCCGCTGCCATGGGCCTCATACCAGGCTCTCCTTCCTCAGTGTCTGTTATGCCCCCATCACCTTTCACTCCTCCAATGTCTCCCTCGGCTAATGGTATTTCGAACATTGGTTGGCCCCAACAAAATGTACCAGCGTTGCATCTTCCTGGCAGCAATCTTCAGTCCAGCCGCTTGCGATCATCACTCAATGCAAGAGACATCCCTGCCGAAGATTTGACTATGTTGTCAGATTTTGATGTGCAACAAAAGCAGCTACTGTATGAATtgtcttgcctatcccactccaGCATGAATGCTAATTCTTTTAGCCATTCAGTTCGTCCTAGGACCTTAACCCCTTCTAATCTCGAGGATTCATTTTCCGCTGAGAgctcatctcctagatattccgATCACTCTTTACCTCAAGCTGTTTTTTCCCCTACCCACAAATCTATAGGTTTCAATCAATTCCAGCAGCAGCAGGCGACATTATCTCCAATTAATACAAGGTTTTCACCAAAAACTGTTGAAAGTCCTCTATTGCAGGGCTCTTTTGGAGTTCCGCCAATGCGGAATATGTCTCCCCGAGGGATGGAACCAATCTCACCAATGAGTTCCCGTGCCTCAATACTTGCTCAGAGTGACAAGCAGCAGCAATTTAGGAGTCTCAGCTCACGCGATCTTGGCTCCAGTGCCTCTGCCATTGTTGGCTCTCCAGCAGACTCTTGGTCGAACTGGGGTACAGCTATGGGAAAGCCAGACTGGGCTGTCAATACTGAGGAGTTTGGTAGGCTAAGGAGATCATCATCATTTGAACTTGCCAACAGTGGAGAGGAGCCTGATCTATCATGGGTTCAATCTCTTGTCAAAGAATCACCACAGGAAGTTAAGGACGAATCTGCATCTCGTGTATCAGGCCTTACAAATCCTGGTGCAGATATCAGAGAAGCCTCAACATCGAGTTCCCAGAATGGACAATTTGATCAACTGGGCGCATGGATGGAGCAAATGAAGCTTGATCAGCTAGTACCTCAGTAA